The DNA sequence TCGCGTATGTCCCGCTGGAGCACGCCGGTCACGTAGGAGCCGAACCAGGCTCGGCGCCGGCCTTCATCCCGTCTGTAAACCGCGGGATAGCCGCCACGGAGGACACGACCGAGAATCTCCCTCCGCCTTACCCGAAGAGGCGCAGATGGGAGGCGGGCTCCCAAGAGGACGTCCACGAACCCCTCCCGGCGTCCGGCGATCTCACCCTGAGACAGCGGCCAGAGGGTCAGATGCTCCATTCGCCCGACCAGGGAATCGGCGATCCGCGGGATCATGAGCACGTTCGCTGACCCCGTCAGAAGGAACCTGCCGGGCCGGCGCCGTCGATCAACGACCGCCTTCATGGCCAGGAACAGCTCCGGCACGCGCTGAACCTCGTCGATCGCGACCAGCGTGTCGAACTGTTCGACAAACGCCGTAGGGTCCGCCTTCGCAGACGCCAGAGTCGTGGCATCGTCCAACGTCACGTATCGATTCTTGGGAACGAGCGTCCGGGCAAGGGTGCTCTTTCCCGTCTGACGCGCGCCGACAAGCAGGGCCACGGGCGTATCGCCCAGCGCCGCCTTCAAGTTCGTCTCGATATGTCTCCGAATCATGGGTATATTTTACCCATTGAATGGTGAATTTCTACCCACTATTCGATGAGCCCGAACCCCGTAAACGCGGTTTACGTCCTGGACCCAAGACCATCCATCTCGCTTGGTCCAGCCGTAAGTCGGGCCTACTATAAAGGTCCATGGCCGCCGTCCTGTCGGGCCTCGACGTGCTGGTCTCGCGGTTCCCGTCTCTCCTTCACGGGCGCACCGTCGGCCTTCTCTGCCACCAGGCTTCTGTCACCCGCAACCTAAGTCATGCGGCGCGCGCCATCGGCGCTATCCGCGGCGCGAAGCTCCGCCGTCTCTTCGCGCCGGAGCACGGCCTCATGGGAGCCGCCCAGGACCACGCGAAGATCGGCGCCGAGCGCGACGCGCTGACCGGTCTCCCCGTCGTGAGCCTGTACGGTAAGCGCCTCGCCCCCGACCCGCGCGCGCTCGAAGGGCTCGACGCCCTCGTGGTGGATCTCCAGGACGTGGGCGCGCGTTATTACACCTTCGTCTGGACGATGGCGCTCGCCATGCGCGGGGCCGCGCGGGCGGCACTGCCGGTGGTCGTGCTCGACAGGCCGAATCCGCTCGGTGGCGAGAAGCTCGAAGGCAACATGCCGGATCCGCGCTTCGCCTCGTTCGTCGGTCTCTATCCCCTGCCGACGCGACACGGCATGACGATCGGCGAGCTGGCGGGCTATCTCAACGACACGCACGGGCTCGGATGCGACCTGACGGTGGTGCCGATGCTCGGCTGGCAACGCGCCATGCGCTGGGAGGACACGGGGCTGCCCTGGGTGGCGCCGTCGCCGAACATGCCGACGCCGGACACGGCCCGCGTCTATCCCGGCGGCTGCCTCGTCGAGGGCACGAATCTCTCCGAAGGCCGCGGCACGACGCGGCCGTTCGAGTGGATCGGCGCCCCCTTCCTCGACGGGTCGCGGCTGGAGCGGGCGCTTACGCGCAGGCGGCTGCCGGGAGCGCGCTTCCGCGCGATCGGCTTCGAGCCCGCCTTCCACAAATGGAAGGGGCGGCGCTGCGGCGGCGTGCAGGTCCACGTGAGCGATCCGGAGCGGTTTAAACCCGTCGCGACCTACATCGCGCTCCTAGCCGAGGCGCGCAGTCAGGCCCCGCGACACTTCAGGTGGCGGAAGCCGCCGTACGAGTTCGAGCGGCGCACGCTCCCCATCGATCTCCTCGGCGGCGGCCCGTCCATTCGCCGCGCGATCGAGGATGGGGCGCCACTCGGGCGCCTCGAAGCCTCCTGGCGCCGCGACCTCGCCGGCTTCGCCCGCGCGCGCCGCCCGTTCCTTCTCTATAGATGACACTCGAGACGCTCGTGGGCCGCCGTCTCATGTTCGGCCTGCCGGGACCCGACCTGAGCGACGCCGATATTCGTCTGTTCCGCGAGACACAGGCGGCAGGCCTCATGCTGTACCGGCGCAACTTCGAGACGCCCGAGCGCCTTCACCGCCTGCTGACAGGCCTCGAGGAAGCGCTCGGCCGCAGGTTGCTGGTTGCCACCGACCATGAGGGCGGGCGCGTCATCATGCTCGGCCGCGCCGTCACCATCTTCCCCGACAACCTGGCCGCAGGCACCGCGGGAGAAGTAAACTTCGTCAACCGCCAGGGACTCTTCGAGGGCCGCGAGCTGCGCAGGCTCGGCGTGGACGTGAACTTTTCCCCGGTGCTGGACGTGCTGACCGAGCGCTACAGCCCGAACATCGGCATCCGCTCCTATGGCAAGGACCCGGCCCTTGTAGCGCGCTACGGCGCCGCGCGCATCCGCGGGCTCCAGTCGGCCGGCGTCTCCGCCTGCGCCAAGCACTTCCCGGGCAAGGGCCACGCGACCAAAGACGCCCACCTGGGCCTGCCCGTCATCGACTCCGACTGGAGCGAGATGCACGCGACGCACGTGCCGCCGTTCCTCGCGGCCATCGAGGCGGGAGTGGACTGCATCATGACCTCGCACCCGCTCTACCCACGCCTCGACCCCGCGCCGGACACGCCCGCGACCTTCTCGCGGTTGATCGTCGCGGAGTACCTGCGCGACGAGATCGGCTACCGCGGCGTCATCGTCTCGGACGACCTCGAGATGGGCGCGATCGGCGAGATCTGCACTGTGGGCGAGGCTACGGTGCGAGCGGCGGCGGCGGGGCACGACCTGCTGCTCGTCTGCCACACGCCTGCGCGCCAACGTGAAGCCCATGCCGCCCTGCTCGATGCCTACAGCGCCGCGGACTTGCCCCCGCGGGGACTCGAGCAAAGCGCCGCGCGCCTCGACGCGCTCGCGGCCAAGCGCTCCGCGCGATTCGAGGGCGGCCCGCCACGCCCCGAGCGCGACGGCGAGGCTCTCGCCAAGGCTCTCGCCACCCGCGCCGTGACGCCGGTGACCCCGCCCAGCGCCGCATTCAGCCGCGCCCTCAACGGTCGAGTGGTCGCCGTCTTTCCACGGTTGTCGTCGCTGGCCGAGAGGGTCACGGTCGAGGACGCGATGCTGGACGAGACGCGCTTCGTCACCCAGGCGCTGGCGCTCTACGGCATCGAACCCGTGGTGGAGGTGGTCGGCGTGGAGCCGAGCGAAACCGAGATCACACGCGCCGCCTCGACGGCCCGGGGCGCCGACGCGACCATCCTCTTCCTCTACGACGCCCACCTCTACCCGTCCAGCCGCGCGCTGCTGGATGCGCTCCAGAAGTCGGCGCGCGCCCTCGGCGTCGTGCTGATGCGCGACCCGTGGGACGCGGAGTATCTCGCCCAAGGCGTCGTCGGCATCACTGCCTACGGCTGGCGCCGCTGCCAGCTCGACGCAGCCCTCGCCCGTCTCCTCGCCCCCGCTCGTGCGAAACCCAGAGCCTAGCGCCCTCAGCTAGAGCCGGCTTGGTCCCGCGCTCTCTCCGGCCCTGTCACAGAACCACGCGAAAGCTTCTCGAGGTTTGGATGGCGGCCTGCCACCGAGGATGGCTTGACTTGTTCTCGACCGCCCGTCAAGGGTTACCGAGGTATCCTGACAAGTACGCGAATCCAGTACAACGTGGAGCCCTGGAACTTCTTGGGTCGGGATCACGAGTACACTTTCCTCGTAGAGGAAACACGGGTGCCACTCGGCTCGCTTGACCCCACTCGTTGAGCCGCGCTAAAGTGCGCCACGTCCCGAAAAGGTGGTGTGAGGCCCGGCATGAACTGTTCTCAGTGTCAGGCAGAGAACCGCGAGGGGGCACGATTCTGTCGCGAGTGCGGCGCACTGTTCGCTCCCGTCTGTTCGAGCTGCGGCGCGAAGGTGGAGGCCGGAAGCACGTTCTGCGATAACTGCGGAACACCGCTGGCGGCGACTCCCACACCGACACCCGAGCCATTACATCTTGTCAGGGCCGAGGCCGCCACTGCCGAAGACTTCACCGAAATCGTCCGCGCCTCGAAGAGTCCCGCAGAGGCGCAGCGCCGGCAACTCACGGTGATGTTCTGCGACCTCGTCGGATCGACAGAGCTGGCAGCCCGGGTCGATCCCGAGGTGCTCCGCGACGTGGTGCGCTCCTACCAGCAGGTATGTGACGCCGTGATCCGCCAGCTTCATGGCAATGTCGCGCAGTACCTCGGCGACGGTCTGCTCGTGTATTTCGGGTATCCGGTCGCCAGTGAGGACGACCCTCGGCGCGCCGTACGAGCCGGCCTCGGCATCATCGAGGCGATCGCAACGCTGAACGCGCGCCTGCAACGCGAGAAGGGGATCACGCTTGCGGTCCGTGTCGGCATCCACACGGGGCTGGTCGTGATCGGGGAAATCGGCGGAGCGAGCCGGCGCGAAGAGTTGGCGCTCGGCGAAACACCGAACGTCGCGGCGCGCCTCCAGGCCATCGCAGAGTCCGATACCGTCGTGATCAGCGCCGCGACGCATCGACTCCTGCGGGGATCGGTCATGGTGACTGACCTCGGCGCGCAGGTTGTCAAGGGGCTGCCGGCACCGCTGCGCGCGTACCGGGTCCAGGGTGACGGCGGGGCGGCGAATTCGCTGGAAGCTTCGGCAGCGGAGGCACTCACGCCGCTGGTAGGACGCGATCAGGAAGTCGGCCTGCTCCTCGACCGTTGGGAGCACGTCAAAGATGGACGCGGCCACGTGGTGTTGCTCAGTGGCGAGCCCGGGATCGGCAAGTCGCGGCTGGTTCGGGTCTTGAAAGATCACATCGCTGCGGAGGGGTACCTCGGGTGGGAATGTCGCTGCTCTCCCTACCACCAGGACAGCGCCCTCTATCCGCTGATCGACCTCTTCGAGCGCGCGCTCCAGTTCGATCGAGATGACGCGCCACCCGAGCGGGTCGCGAAGATCGAAGCAAGACTCGTCCGATATGGTCTGGCCCAGCCCGAGGCGGTGTCGCTCTGGGCCGCGTTCCTGTCCGTTGCGGTTCCCGACCAGCACCCGCCATTGAACCTCACGCCTCAACGCCAGAAGGAGAAGACGTTCGAAGCCATCGTGGCCCAGCTTTTGGCGCTCGCCGCAGAGCAACCGCTCCTCTTCATCGTCGAAGATCTTCACTGGGCTGACCCGTCCACGCGCGAGCTCGTCGATTTCGTCTTCGGTCAGGTGCCGGCTGCATCGATCTTGATGCTCATGACGTCGCGCCCGGAATTTCGACCGCCGTGGGCCCATCGCAGTCACTTCACCTACCTCACGGTGAACCGAGTGACACGAAAGCAGACCGAACTGATGGTCGAGCGAGTGACGGGCGGAAAGTCGCTGCCCGCCGAAGTCCTACAGCAGGTCGTTGCAAAAACCGACGGCGTTCCCTTGTTCGTGGAAGAGCTCACGAGAATGGTGCTCGAATCCGGTTTGCTTCGAGACCAGGGCGACCGCTACGAGCTGACCGAGGCGCTTCCTCCGTTGGCGATTCCCTCGACGCTCCAGGATTCGCTCATGGCCCGGCTCGATCGCCTGGGCACGGTGAAGGAAGTGGCGCAGGTCGGCGCGGCGCTCGGGCGCACGTTTCCGTACGAGCTCCTGCGCGCCATCGCATCCATCGACGACAGGACGTTGCAGGCCGCGCTCGAAAAACTCGGCGAGTCCGACCTGCTCCATCAGCGCGGGGTGCCTCCCGATGCCACGTACATCTTCAAGCACGCGCTGATCCAGGAGACCGCGTACCAATCGATGCTGATGAGCCGGAGGAAGCAACTTCACACGAGAATTGCTGACACGCTTGTCGAACGATTCCCGGGGACGACCGGAACGCAACCCGAGCTCGTAGCCCACCACTACACTGAGGCCGGTCTGGCCGATCAGGCGGTCGACTATTGGCAGCGAGCGGGCCAACGCGCGGTCGAACGGTCAGCGAACCTCGAAGGCATTGCGCACTTCACGAAGGGACTGAACGTCCTGGCGACGCTGCCCGACAGTCGCGACCGGCGGGAGCGCGAGGTCGCTCTGCGGACGGCCCTGGGGCCGGCCCTGATGTCCACGAAGGGCCTCGGAGCGCGCGAAGTCGAACAGAACTACACGCAAGCGCTGGCGCTGTGCCGACAGTTGGGCGGGAGGTCAGAGCTCTTCGCCGTGCTCAGAGGGCTCTGGGAATTCCACGAGCTGCGCGGGGATCTGAAGACCGCACTGGAGCTCGCTGAAGAGCTGTTCCGGCTGGCCCTGGCCGTCGACGACGACGCGGCGTTGCGGTTGGTTGCCCACGATGTCCTCGGCGACACCCTGTACTGGCTCGGTGAGTTCACCCGCTCCCTGGAACACCTGGAGCGCGGCATCGAGTTGTATCGATCCGACGAGCATCGCGTCCTCGCCCACCAACACGCAGGCTATGACCCTGGCGTCGCATGCCGGAGTTTTTCAGCGGTTGCGCTGTGGTACCTGGGCTATCCCGATCGAGCCGTCCGACGTAACGAGGAGGCCATCGCGCTTGCGCGTGAGCTGTCCCAGACGTTCAGCATGATCTTGGCCGTGGAGTTCGGCGCCGTGGTCCGTCACCTTCGTCGAGAGGCCCCACTCGCCAAGGCCTGCGCCGAGACCGACATCGCCTTGTCGACGGAGCAGGGGAATGCGTTCTTTCTCGGCTGTGGCATGGTCGAGCAAGGCTGGGCGATCGCGCAGGAAGGGCAGGTGGACGAAGGCCTCGCGCTCATCGTGCGCGGAATGGACGTGTGTCGGAGCTCCGGAGCCGTGCTCGAACTGCCGCACTGTTGGGCATCACTCGCTGAAGCCTATCGCGGCGCCGGCCGCATCGAGGAGGCGCTGCAGGCGGTCGCCGAAGGCCTGACGCACGCGCGAGAGACGTCGGCCCGCTTCAACGAGGCCGAGCTGTATCGGCTTAAAGGCGAGCTGCTCCTGGCGGGCGCCGGTCCCGGGGCAGAGGACGCGGAACGTTGCTTTCGTCAGGCCGTCGAGATCGCTCGACACCAGAGCGCCAAGTCGCTCGAGCTGCGGGCCGCGACGAGCTTGAGCCGTCTGCTCCAACGACAGGGCAAGCGCGAGGATGCGCGACGCCTGCTGGCGGAGGTCTACGCCTGGTTCACCGAAGGATTCGACACCGCCGACCTGAAGGATGCGCGGGCGTTGCTCGACGCATTGGCGATCGACTGATGTGCTGTCCCCGCTGCTAAGCTGAGAATCGCGACTTAGGCTCACTCGGCTCCTGAAGTGCGCGTAGCCAGCATGATACCCGTTCTCGTTCGTGGGGCTATCCTTGGGGACCATCCCTACAGTGCGGATAGTGGCCGCTGCCATCACGCCGATACTGTCGAATCATCAGCGACCGTCGGACCTCGGTTGGCGGAGGTACCCGCCATCACGGAGCTAGCGTTCGTCCCGCCGTTCGAGGGCCTGAAGGTCAGATGACGGCGTCGCGCCGCAGGCGCTCGATTTCGGCCGGCGCGTAGCCCGCTTCAGCGAGGATCTCGTCCGTGTGCTCGCCGAGGGTCGGCGGCTCCCGGTCGATGCCCGGGCTGCCGTGCGCGAGCCTGAAGCCCGCGCCCACGAGTCGCATCGGTCCATAGCGCGAGTCGACCGTCTGCAGCACGTCGCGGTGCTTGAGCTGCGGGTGCTCGACGATCTCGTCGATCTTCCAGACGCAGGCGCACGGAACGTCGGCCGCGGTGAGCCGCGCCTCCCAGCTCTTGGGATCGTCCGTCGCCAGCGCGCCTTCGATGACTTCGCGGAGCGCCGCCACGTTGTCGGTCCGCGCCTGCCAGTCCTTGAACCGCGGGTCGTCGAGCGCGTCGGCGCGCCCGATCGTGCGCATGAGTCTCACGAACTGCTTTTCCGTCAGCACGGAGAGGACGATGTACCCATCCCGCGCCCGGAAGCGGCCGGCCGTCGGCTTGCGGCTGACTGAGTCGTTGCCGATCTGCCGCTGCTCGATGCCGGCCACGGTGTACTCGGACACGGGGCCGGGGATGAAGGCGAGCGCGGCGTCGAGCATCGCGACGTCCACGAACTGCCCCAGCCCGGTGTGGGTGCGCTGGTAGAGCGCGCTTGCCACCGCCAGCGCCGCGGTGATGCCGCCGATCGTGTCGCAGATCGCGAAGCCGGCGCGCATCGGGCCGCCCGCGGGCTCGCCGGTGATCGACATGATCCCGGACATCGCCTGCAGCTTGCCGTCGAAGGCGGCCGTCGTCCGCTCCGGTCCCGTGTGGCCGAAGCCCGAGACCGCGCAGTAGATCAACCGCGAGTTTATCGCAGACAGCGCCTCGTAGCCGACCCCGAGCTTGTCCATCACACCGGGCCGGAAGTTCTCCCACACGACGTCGGCCGTGGCGACGAGCCGCTTGACCACCTCGACCGCCTCCGGCCGCCTGAGGTCGAGCGTGATGCTGCGCTTGTTGCCGTTCACCGCCAGGAAGCCCGGCGGCATCTTGCGGTCCGCCCACTCCTTGCTGATCAGCTGGCTGCGCGTCTCGTCACCGTCGCGCGACTCGATCTTCAGGACGTCGGCGCCGAGGAGCGCCAGCTGGTAGGTGCCGTACGGGCCCGCGAGGTACCGGGTGAAGTCGAGGATCCGGACGCCGGCGAACGGCTTGCTCATACGCCGTCTTTTTCGCGCTTAGCTTTCGCCACGGATTTCACGACGTCGAACTCCTTGCGCCGCTCGGCGATCTCCTCCGGCGTCAGCTTGGCGAGGTCGTAGAAGTCGAGCTTCCAGGACGCGTCGTCACGCCATCTCTGCGGCGACTGCGCCGTGGTCCGGCCCGCGGGTGCTCCCTCCAGCACGCGCAGCGCCAGCTCCAGCGTGGCCGACTGCGACTCGACGTCGAACGGGCGTCCGGCGGAGTTCCCGAGCGGGAAATCGCTGAAGAGGAAGCGCGGGACCCCACAACGCTCCACGATGTCCTTGGCGCATCCCATGATGACGGTCGGGAGGCCGTTGGCCTCGAGATGCCTGGACACCAGACTCACGGTCTGGTGACACACGGGTCAGCTCGGGACGAGCACGGCCACGTCCGCGCCGTCTTCCCTGCACCGCCGGAGGAGCTCCGGCGCGTCCGTTTCCATCGTCACCCGGTGGCTCCGGTTCGTCGGCGCGCCGTAAAACCGCGGCGTCAGCGTGCCGATCCGTCCCGCCTTCACGGCCTCATGCAGGCGCGCCAGCGGAAACCAGGTGTTCGGATCCTCGGCCGTGGTGTGCTTACGGTCGTACCCGACGTGCGAGATGCGCAGTTCGGGCACCGTCTCCGAGGTATCAGAG is a window from the Candidatus Methylomirabilota bacterium genome containing:
- the nagZ gene encoding beta-N-acetylhexosaminidase, giving the protein MTLETLVGRRLMFGLPGPDLSDADIRLFRETQAAGLMLYRRNFETPERLHRLLTGLEEALGRRLLVATDHEGGRVIMLGRAVTIFPDNLAAGTAGEVNFVNRQGLFEGRELRRLGVDVNFSPVLDVLTERYSPNIGIRSYGKDPALVARYGAARIRGLQSAGVSACAKHFPGKGHATKDAHLGLPVIDSDWSEMHATHVPPFLAAIEAGVDCIMTSHPLYPRLDPAPDTPATFSRLIVAEYLRDEIGYRGVIVSDDLEMGAIGEICTVGEATVRAAAAGHDLLLVCHTPARQREAHAALLDAYSAADLPPRGLEQSAARLDALAAKRSARFEGGPPRPERDGEALAKALATRAVTPVTPPSAAFSRALNGRVVAVFPRLSSLAERVTVEDAMLDETRFVTQALALYGIEPVVEVVGVEPSETEITRAASTARGADATILFLYDAHLYPSSRALLDALQKSARALGVVLMRDPWDAEYLAQGVVGITAYGWRRCQLDAALARLLAPARAKPRA
- a CDS encoding adenylate/guanylate cyclase domain-containing protein is translated as MNCSQCQAENREGARFCRECGALFAPVCSSCGAKVEAGSTFCDNCGTPLAATPTPTPEPLHLVRAEAATAEDFTEIVRASKSPAEAQRRQLTVMFCDLVGSTELAARVDPEVLRDVVRSYQQVCDAVIRQLHGNVAQYLGDGLLVYFGYPVASEDDPRRAVRAGLGIIEAIATLNARLQREKGITLAVRVGIHTGLVVIGEIGGASRREELALGETPNVAARLQAIAESDTVVISAATHRLLRGSVMVTDLGAQVVKGLPAPLRAYRVQGDGGAANSLEASAAEALTPLVGRDQEVGLLLDRWEHVKDGRGHVVLLSGEPGIGKSRLVRVLKDHIAAEGYLGWECRCSPYHQDSALYPLIDLFERALQFDRDDAPPERVAKIEARLVRYGLAQPEAVSLWAAFLSVAVPDQHPPLNLTPQRQKEKTFEAIVAQLLALAAEQPLLFIVEDLHWADPSTRELVDFVFGQVPAASILMLMTSRPEFRPPWAHRSHFTYLTVNRVTRKQTELMVERVTGGKSLPAEVLQQVVAKTDGVPLFVEELTRMVLESGLLRDQGDRYELTEALPPLAIPSTLQDSLMARLDRLGTVKEVAQVGAALGRTFPYELLRAIASIDDRTLQAALEKLGESDLLHQRGVPPDATYIFKHALIQETAYQSMLMSRRKQLHTRIADTLVERFPGTTGTQPELVAHHYTEAGLADQAVDYWQRAGQRAVERSANLEGIAHFTKGLNVLATLPDSRDRREREVALRTALGPALMSTKGLGAREVEQNYTQALALCRQLGGRSELFAVLRGLWEFHELRGDLKTALELAEELFRLALAVDDDAALRLVAHDVLGDTLYWLGEFTRSLEHLERGIELYRSDEHRVLAHQHAGYDPGVACRSFSAVALWYLGYPDRAVRRNEEAIALARELSQTFSMILAVEFGAVVRHLRREAPLAKACAETDIALSTEQGNAFFLGCGMVEQGWAIAQEGQVDEGLALIVRGMDVCRSSGAVLELPHCWASLAEAYRGAGRIEEALQAVAEGLTHARETSARFNEAELYRLKGELLLAGAGPGAEDAERCFRQAVEIARHQSAKSLELRAATSLSRLLQRQGKREDARRLLAEVYAWFTEGFDTADLKDARALLDALAID
- a CDS encoding CoA transferase, yielding MSKPFAGVRILDFTRYLAGPYGTYQLALLGADVLKIESRDGDETRSQLISKEWADRKMPPGFLAVNGNKRSITLDLRRPEAVEVVKRLVATADVVWENFRPGVMDKLGVGYEALSAINSRLIYCAVSGFGHTGPERTTAAFDGKLQAMSGIMSITGEPAGGPMRAGFAICDTIGGITAALAVASALYQRTHTGLGQFVDVAMLDAALAFIPGPVSEYTVAGIEQRQIGNDSVSRKPTAGRFRARDGYIVLSVLTEKQFVRLMRTIGRADALDDPRFKDWQARTDNVAALREVIEGALATDDPKSWEARLTAADVPCACVWKIDEIVEHPQLKHRDVLQTVDSRYGPMRLVGAGFRLAHGSPGIDREPPTLGEHTDEILAEAGYAPAEIERLRRDAVI
- a CDS encoding DUF1343 domain-containing protein, whose protein sequence is MAAVLSGLDVLVSRFPSLLHGRTVGLLCHQASVTRNLSHAARAIGAIRGAKLRRLFAPEHGLMGAAQDHAKIGAERDALTGLPVVSLYGKRLAPDPRALEGLDALVVDLQDVGARYYTFVWTMALAMRGAARAALPVVVLDRPNPLGGEKLEGNMPDPRFASFVGLYPLPTRHGMTIGELAGYLNDTHGLGCDLTVVPMLGWQRAMRWEDTGLPWVAPSPNMPTPDTARVYPGGCLVEGTNLSEGRGTTRPFEWIGAPFLDGSRLERALTRRRLPGARFRAIGFEPAFHKWKGRRCGGVQVHVSDPERFKPVATYIALLAEARSQAPRHFRWRKPPYEFERRTLPIDLLGGGPSIRRAIEDGAPLGRLEASWRRDLAGFARARRPFLLYR
- a CDS encoding glycine/sarcosine/betaine reductase selenoprotein B family protein: MGDPKVFAAEHDVPIQYIQRTRDYYLALGYGAYRWAHFDDVPFTPLTMSLAKARVALITTAAPYQPGLGDQGPGAKYNAAAKFYKVYSDTSETVPELRISHVGYDRKHTTAEDPNTWFPLARLHEAVKAGRIGTLTPRFYGAPTNRSHRVTMETDAPELLRRCREDGADVAVLVPSUPVCHQTVSLVSRHLEANGLPTVIMGCAKDIVERCGVPRFLFSDFPLGNSAGRPFDVESQSATLELALRVLEGAPAGRTTAQSPQRWRDDASWKLDFYDLAKLTPEEIAERRKEFDVVKSVAKAKREKDGV